The Haloterrigena turkmenica DSM 5511 genome includes the window AAACCGAGCGGAAACGCCGAGGTCCGGGTGCGAGAATCGAACTGCGCGTCTCAGTCGGAACGGACTGAAGGATAACCACTACCCCAACCCGGACGCGAGTGCGTCCGAACCGAGTACGGATCGACGGAAAGGCGTTCCGTCGACTCTCCTTTCGTGAGAGCCGGATCGACTGCCGGTGGCAGGTCTCTCACCCCGCTCGAGACGACGCACCGACGGTCGACCCCGACGGTCTTTAGCCCCGAGGCCGATGCCTCACTCGATGCGAGCAGCAGCCTTCACCGAGTTGACCGGTCCCGAGGGAGTGAACGTGATCGAGCGAGAGGAGTCCGATCCCGGCCCCGGCGAGGCCGCGGTCGACGTCGCGGCCTGCGCGATCAACCGCCACGATCTGTGGATCCTCGAGGGCGACTCCGCGATGGTCGACGCCGATGACCTCCCGTTCGTGACGGGGCTGGACGTCGCGGGTACCGTGAGCGCGGTCGGGGAGGGTGTCGACGCCGTCGAGCCGGGCGACAGGGTCGTCCTCTGTCCGAACGAGACCTGCGGCTCCTGTCGATTCTGCCGCGAGGGGCCGGAGAACCGCTGCGAGCGGTTCTCGCTGTACCACGGCGGACTCGCGGAGACGGCCTGCGTCGAGGCCGATCGGCTCGTTCCGCTTCCCGACGGCGTGAGCGCGACGACCGCCGCCGCGATTCCGACCGCCTACATGACCGCCTTCCACATGCTCCGGCGGGCCGACGTCGGGCCGGCGGATCTCGTCTTCGTGCCCGGCGCGACCGGCGGCGTCGGCGTCGCCGCCGTCCAGCTCGCCGATATCCTCGGCGCCCGGACGATCGGAACCTCCTCGTCGGCGTCGAAACTCGAGCGCGTCACCGAACTGGGGCTCGATCACGCGATTCGGGCGACCGAGCCAGATGAGATCCGCGAGGAGGTCGAGGCGATCGGCACCCCCGACGCGGTCATCAACCACCTCGGCGGCGAGTACACCCGGCTCGGCCAGGAGGTCATGCGCCGCGGCGGGACGATGGTCGTCTGCGGCCGCACGGCCGGCGGCGAGTCGACGATCGACGTGCCGGACCTCTTCCTCGGCCACAAGCGCGTCGTCGGCTCCACGATGGGTACCCAGGACGACCTGCGCCGACTCGTCGAGCTGACCGCCGACGGCGACCTCTCGCCGGTGATCGACGAGACGTTCCCGCTCGAGGCGACCGACGAGGCGTTCGCGACGATGCAGGATCGGGAGAGCGTCGGCAAACTCGTTGTCGAACCGGAGAGCGATCGGTAGCGTCGGCTATCGACGCGTTTCGGCCGCTGGGCCACCGTCCACACGTTTCTCCCGGCCGAGCCCCTTCCTTGGGTGGGCTTTCGGTGGGACTGAAAGGGGCGTCCGGGCTCGAGTCGATGACTCGAGCCCGGACGGGGCTTTCAAGCCGGAGCTATTTCCCCGCACTCGGTGTCCGTCGGCTATGACCGAGATCGCCATCACGGGCGCATCGGGGCGGGTCGGCAGGCAGTCCATCGAGGCGTTCGACGACGAGACGCTCACGCTCTTCTCCCACAGCGAGAGCGAGGATTTAGACACCGAGACCCTCGAGATCGCGAACCGCGACGAGTTCGTCGAGGCCCTCGAGGGCCAGGACGTCCTGATCCATCTGGCGGCGAATCCGAGCCCGCGAGCCGAGTGGGACGAGGTCCGTGAACCGAACGTCGACGGCGTCTACAACGCGTTCCACGCCGCTGTGGAGAACGACCTCGAGCGGGTGGTCTTCGCGAGTTCGAACCACGCGGTCAACATGTCCAACGTCGTCTCGCCCATCCGTCCGGAGTCGACGGTCGGCAAGCCCGACATCGTCCGGCCGGACGACGAGATGGATCCCGACACCTACTACGGCGTCACCAAGGTCTTCGGCGAGGCGATGGGCCATTACTACGCCAACCGCCACGGGCTGGACGTGGTCAACCTGCGGATCGGCTGGCTGCTCTCGGAGGACGAACTCGAGGACGAAGTCTCAGACCGCGACGGCGCCGGCGAGCGATACGCCCGCGCGATGTGGCTCAGTCCCGACGACTGCCAACAGGTGATTCGCGCGGCCGCGACGACGACCCTCGAGTCGACGCCGCTGACCGCCCACGGCATCTCCGACAACTCGGAGCGGTTCCTCTCCCTGTCGGAGACGATGCTCGAACTGGGGTATCGGCCCCGAGACGACTCGGCCGACGTGTTGGGTGGCCAGTAGGTCGTCGGTCTCGGGGCGCGTCGGTCGCCGGTTCGATCCGCGAGGGGACGACGACGCCCCGTCGCGAGACCGTAAGACCGAATAGCGACAGGTTCCTACCCTGATGTATGGCCACAGACGTCGCCGACTCCACGGGGATGGGTCCGAACCGACAGATGTCGCTGTTCGGGTACGTTATGGCGGCTATCATCGCCGTCGCCCTGCTTCCGCTGCTCCCGGTGTTGATCCCGGCGTATCTCATCTGGCGGGCGTTCTTCGCGTCCGACGACTTCGAGCACAGTTTCGAATCGTGGCGCGAGTCGGGCAAGCCGCCGAGCGGCTCGTAACTCGCTCGAGTCCCGTTCGGGCCGGGCGAAGAACCGTGAATCGACAATAGAACGCGTATGCGCGCCTCCCGCTGCGTTTCGAGCCTCAGTCGTCGGCGCTGGCCGCGGCCAGATCCGCCGGCGGACTACCCGGCAGTTCGTCCCGCTCGTGGGGCGCCTCGAAGTCCAGATCGGGGCCTCGAGCCACGATTCGGTGGGGATTCACGTCGGGATGGGTCGTGTAGTAGTGTTCTTTGATGTGGTCCATGTCCACCGTCTCCGCAACGCCTGAGTCACGGGTCGCTTCGCTCACGGGTCGTTCCTCCCCGTTCGCTTCATCGAGGCGCTCCCCCGGGTCGCGCCTCGCACCGCTCCCCGTTCGTCCGTCCGGCGTCCCCTCTCTTCGGTCGTCGACGCCCGTCTGATACAGATCGCGCAGATACGGCCAGAGATTGTCGTACTCGCGGACGTACTGGACGTTACACATGAAGTGCGTGTGATAGACGTTATCGAACCGAACCAGCGTCGTGAACATCGCGACGTCGGCCTCGGTCAGCCGGTCGCCGGCGAGGTAGCGCTGGTCTGCCAGCACCTCGTCCCAGTGATCGAGCGCCGCGAAGAGGTTGTCGACGGCCTCGTCGTAGGGCTCTTGTCTGGTCGCGAAGCCGGCCCGGTAGACGCCGTTGTTGATCGGCTCGTAGATCTCGTCGATGATTCGATCGACCTCGTCGCGGTAGCCCTCGGGATAGAGGTCCACGTCTCGAGTCGCATAGTCATCGAACTCGGTGTCGAGCATCCGCATGATCTCTTCGGACTCGTTGTTGACGATGGTGTCCTCCCGTTTATCCCAGAGGACGGGCACCGTCACTCGACAGGTCGCGTCCGGGTCGGCCTCGACGTACAGCTCTCGGAGGTAGTCGGCGCCGCGGACGTGATCGCGCGTACAGCCCTCCTTCTCGGGCGCGAACTGCCAGCCGTCCTCACCGCGGTAGGGATCGACGACCGAGACCGAAATCGCGTCCTCGAGTCCCTTCAGCGCCCGCGTCACGAGCGTCCGGTGGGCCCAGGGGCAGGCGTAGGAGACGTAGAGGTGGTACCGTCCCGCCTCGGGCTGGAATTCGGCGTCGGGATCATCGCGGACCCGGTCGCGAAACGTCGTCTGCTGTCGCTGGAACGAGCCGTCGTCGTCGTTGGCCTCGTACGCGTCGGTTCGCCACTCGCCGTCGACGAGCATGTTCATAGACGAGAGAAGGGGATCGAGGCTCAAAGCCTCTCGCTAACACCGATGTTACCGCGAACCGCCGTGCTGCGTTAGCCGAACCCGAGAGCGCTCGCGAGCCAGTAGCCGAGGCCGATCGCGATGAGCGCGACTCCCTCCCGGCGGCTCACGCGTCGGCCGGTCGCGAGCAGCGCCGTGCCGATGGCGGTCACGACGAGCAACCACGCGAGGCTGCGCCCGACGGCCGGATCGACGGTCATCGGGCGCACGACCGCGGCGACGCCGAGCACGCCGAGGAGGTTGAACACGTTCGACCCGACGACGTTGCCGGCGGCGATCCCCATGTCGCCGCGTCGCGCCGCGACGACCGACGTCACGAGTTCCGGCAGCGAGGTCCCGGCGGCGACGACCGTCGCGCCGACGAGCCACGCCGAGATCCCCAGCGAGAGGGCGATCCCAGTCGCCGCGTCGACCAGCACGCGACCGCCCGCGACGACGAGGCCGAGGCCGGCGAGCAGCCGAACGCCTTCGCGACCGAGGGAAACCGTCTCGCCATCGG containing:
- a CDS encoding glutathione S-transferase family protein; amino-acid sequence: MNMLVDGEWRTDAYEANDDDGSFQRQQTTFRDRVRDDPDAEFQPEAGRYHLYVSYACPWAHRTLVTRALKGLEDAISVSVVDPYRGEDGWQFAPEKEGCTRDHVRGADYLRELYVEADPDATCRVTVPVLWDKREDTIVNNESEEIMRMLDTEFDDYATRDVDLYPEGYRDEVDRIIDEIYEPINNGVYRAGFATRQEPYDEAVDNLFAALDHWDEVLADQRYLAGDRLTEADVAMFTTLVRFDNVYHTHFMCNVQYVREYDNLWPYLRDLYQTGVDDRREGTPDGRTGSGARRDPGERLDEANGEERPVSEATRDSGVAETVDMDHIKEHYYTTHPDVNPHRIVARGPDLDFEAPHERDELPGSPPADLAAASADD
- a CDS encoding alcohol dehydrogenase catalytic domain-containing protein — translated: MRAAAFTELTGPEGVNVIEREESDPGPGEAAVDVAACAINRHDLWILEGDSAMVDADDLPFVTGLDVAGTVSAVGEGVDAVEPGDRVVLCPNETCGSCRFCREGPENRCERFSLYHGGLAETACVEADRLVPLPDGVSATTAAAIPTAYMTAFHMLRRADVGPADLVFVPGATGGVGVAAVQLADILGARTIGTSSSASKLERVTELGLDHAIRATEPDEIREEVEAIGTPDAVINHLGGEYTRLGQEVMRRGGTMVVCGRTAGGESTIDVPDLFLGHKRVVGSTMGTQDDLRRLVELTADGDLSPVIDETFPLEATDEAFATMQDRESVGKLVVEPESDR
- a CDS encoding NAD-dependent epimerase/dehydratase family protein is translated as MTEIAITGASGRVGRQSIEAFDDETLTLFSHSESEDLDTETLEIANRDEFVEALEGQDVLIHLAANPSPRAEWDEVREPNVDGVYNAFHAAVENDLERVVFASSNHAVNMSNVVSPIRPESTVGKPDIVRPDDEMDPDTYYGVTKVFGEAMGHYYANRHGLDVVNLRIGWLLSEDELEDEVSDRDGAGERYARAMWLSPDDCQQVIRAAATTTLESTPLTAHGISDNSERFLSLSETMLELGYRPRDDSADVLGGQ
- a CDS encoding DUF7535 family protein, with the translated sequence MATDVADSTGMGPNRQMSLFGYVMAAIIAVALLPLLPVLIPAYLIWRAFFASDDFEHSFESWRESGKPPSGS